One window from the genome of Saccharicrinis carchari encodes:
- a CDS encoding LytR/AlgR family response regulator transcription factor: MKRIKTILIDDEQGNCENLEKLLAKYCPQVEVLASVNNIAPAVEMIMSHKPDLIFLDIELTEGTGFDLLEMLPSKDFEVIFVTAFDRYALKAIKFCALDYILKPVNISELVKAVVRFKERQAEKTENRRMHLLLENLSAPSKKMVLPLADKMEFVDISQISRCMGEGNYTHVHLKSGEKYLVCKALKEFDELLSEHNFLRVHQSHLVSIDEIKAYVKTDGGYLKMKDGTSVSISRQRREMVMGRLKGV, translated from the coding sequence GTGAAAAGAATAAAAACCATCCTAATCGACGACGAGCAGGGCAATTGCGAAAACCTGGAAAAGCTGTTGGCAAAATATTGTCCGCAAGTAGAGGTTCTGGCGAGTGTAAACAACATAGCCCCGGCCGTTGAGATGATAATGAGCCACAAACCCGACCTGATTTTTTTGGACATCGAATTAACGGAAGGTACAGGTTTCGATTTGTTGGAAATGCTGCCATCCAAAGATTTTGAAGTGATTTTTGTGACGGCATTCGACAGATATGCGCTCAAAGCCATTAAGTTTTGTGCGCTCGACTACATCCTGAAACCCGTAAATATAAGCGAACTGGTAAAAGCTGTTGTACGCTTTAAGGAGCGGCAAGCTGAAAAAACGGAGAACCGGAGGATGCACCTGCTGTTGGAAAATCTATCCGCGCCCAGCAAAAAGATGGTATTGCCGCTGGCCGATAAAATGGAGTTTGTGGACATAAGCCAAATTTCCAGGTGTATGGGCGAAGGAAACTATACCCATGTGCACTTAAAGTCGGGCGAAAAGTATTTGGTATGCAAAGCCTTAAAAGAATTCGACGAACTCCTTAGCGAGCATAACTTTTTGCGCGTGCACCAATCGCACCTTGTCAGCATCGACGAAATAAAGGCCTACGTAAAAACCGATGGCGGCTACCTAAAAATGAAAGACGGCACTTCGGTAAGCATTTCCCGCCAACGCCGCGAAATGGTGATGGGGCGATTGAAGGGAGTTTAA
- a CDS encoding sensor histidine kinase, which yields MKQIATVILFLSIIQSVFSINSSDTLKVGDKFELAFSHFNEKEIAKKNTLEPFNSTHAQDTSNMESFYKKLIFRIEVLGTTPQTVNLKVDFERFYILAFNLAYYDSYYPELSIASGLKSENQFSLNLNLTPTDYQFVGETPAQSLGYAERQKFEDKDFGVVGESTHKRTIEYDEVVTLLKNFIAAWQTKGINMLPPTNGKINPSENYWEEFVSTKINTSLTGNKAENKQVKVVKSPGEISDGISFPGDTLYYHALHTNSGLNDDFYHLVNDDNWPHYKTFPKDDFLVWLSDQYQKRTKLLEQHKTSMSAKVAYEADLDIQYWAASIINRYNKKTRVQTGNFERVEIGRDEPFVSGILDQLKPQFDYVFHLENYEEYLSGEFYKSVKNYQASTPLAFWIRDYYWFARYSLDGYPRYFILHQTLLDLLKSKSLAEIQGEINDFRDNFNSPALSKSFEDVFEKIESIQPGAELGDLGLNFTKTDAFKKKNGIYKVIKLYDGQIGVPVLNSVIRDVTTYIKMMKAEDKFELFIFTSQEIKIPNEYKERGVEIKVVRLNEEFIEHDRRIFFDEQRNIQIIAPDNTIIIPFAEAYELPEYIRQILRSEESKPFSKADTRRLLLIVLTSLIGFGLLSWLIIRIRTKQIARREAVKRRLSEMEVRAIRSQMNPHFIFNSLNSIQNLVNSNKIEGANIYLSEFAEMMRLVLNNSEKQLVPLEEELQLITSYLDLEQLRTPFEYEIHIDESISPAEEEIPAMLLQPFVENAVVHGMAPQKGGFIEVALKKDASKIVCEITDDGMGISMRRAQRNGNGKAIKMVRERIKIVNSQSAEPLTLHIADRKETGGKGTLVKIEIPV from the coding sequence ATCTTTCGCATTGAAGTACTTGGTACTACGCCACAGACGGTTAATTTAAAGGTTGACTTTGAACGTTTTTATATTCTGGCTTTTAATCTGGCCTATTACGATTCGTATTATCCGGAACTAAGTATTGCCTCGGGGCTTAAATCTGAAAATCAGTTTTCGCTTAATCTGAATCTTACTCCCACGGATTATCAATTTGTAGGAGAAACTCCTGCCCAATCATTAGGATATGCCGAACGACAAAAATTCGAGGATAAAGATTTTGGGGTAGTTGGAGAATCAACACATAAAAGAACTATCGAGTATGATGAGGTGGTAACATTGCTTAAAAATTTTATTGCAGCATGGCAAACCAAAGGCATTAACATGTTACCTCCCACGAATGGTAAAATCAACCCGAGCGAAAACTATTGGGAGGAGTTTGTTAGCACTAAAATAAACACCTCTTTAACAGGAAATAAAGCTGAGAATAAGCAAGTTAAAGTTGTTAAATCGCCAGGCGAAATATCAGATGGAATAAGTTTTCCCGGTGATACGCTTTATTATCATGCGTTACATACCAACTCTGGCTTGAATGATGATTTTTATCATTTGGTGAATGATGATAACTGGCCGCATTATAAAACTTTTCCGAAAGACGATTTTTTAGTTTGGCTCTCTGACCAATATCAAAAAAGAACTAAACTCTTGGAGCAGCATAAAACATCCATGTCGGCAAAAGTGGCTTATGAAGCTGATCTGGATATTCAATATTGGGCGGCATCCATCATTAATCGTTACAATAAAAAGACAAGGGTCCAGACAGGAAACTTTGAAAGAGTTGAGATCGGTAGGGATGAGCCTTTTGTAAGCGGTATTCTTGATCAGCTTAAACCGCAGTTCGATTATGTGTTTCATCTCGAAAATTATGAGGAGTACCTAAGTGGTGAATTTTACAAGTCGGTTAAAAACTATCAGGCAAGCACGCCACTTGCATTCTGGATTAGGGATTATTATTGGTTCGCACGATATAGTCTGGATGGTTATCCTCGATACTTTATATTGCACCAAACGCTGCTTGATTTATTAAAGAGTAAAAGTTTGGCAGAAATTCAGGGAGAGATAAACGATTTTAGGGATAATTTTAATTCCCCTGCTTTATCGAAGAGCTTTGAAGATGTTTTTGAAAAAATAGAATCCATTCAACCCGGAGCGGAATTGGGTGATTTAGGTTTGAATTTTACAAAAACTGATGCGTTCAAGAAGAAAAACGGTATATACAAAGTGATAAAATTGTATGATGGTCAGATTGGGGTACCGGTTTTGAATTCAGTAATCCGCGATGTTACCACTTACATTAAAATGATGAAAGCGGAAGATAAATTTGAATTATTTATTTTTACTTCGCAAGAAATAAAGATTCCCAATGAATACAAGGAAAGAGGAGTTGAAATTAAAGTAGTGCGATTAAACGAGGAGTTTATTGAACACGATAGGCGTATTTTTTTTGATGAGCAACGCAATATTCAGATAATTGCCCCTGACAATACTATCATTATTCCTTTTGCCGAAGCGTATGAGTTGCCAGAATACATAAGACAAATTTTAAGATCAGAAGAAAGCAAGCCTTTTTCAAAAGCCGACACCCGTCGGCTTTTGCTAATTGTACTAACAAGTCTAATTGGCTTTGGCCTGCTCTCATGGCTTATCATCCGCATCCGCACCAAACAAATAGCCAGGCGCGAGGCGGTCAAGCGGAGGCTTTCGGAGATGGAGGTGCGCGCCATCCGTTCGCAGATGAACCCACATTTTATTTTTAATTCGCTTAACTCTATCCAAAATCTGGTAAACAGCAACAAGATAGAGGGCGCCAACATTTACCTGTCGGAGTTTGCCGAGATGATGCGGCTGGTGCTTAATAACTCCGAAAAGCAGTTGGTGCCCCTTGAGGAGGAGTTGCAACTGATAACATCGTATCTGGATCTGGAGCAATTGCGAACGCCATTCGAGTACGAAATCCATATCGATGAATCCATAAGCCCTGCGGAAGAGGAAATCCCGGCCATGCTGCTTCAGCCCTTTGTGGAGAATGCGGTGGTTCATGGTATGGCGCCTCAAAAAGGCGGTTTTATAGAGGTGGCACTTAAAAAAGATGCCTCAAAGATAGTTTGCGAAATTACCGACGACGGGATGGGCATCTCCATGCGCAGGGCGCAGCGCAACGGAAACGGCAAAGCCATAAAAATGGTTAGGGAACGAATTAAAATAGTAAATTCGCAAAGCGCCGAACCGCTTACCTTGCATATTGCCGACCGCAAAGAAACGGGAGGGAAAGGCACGTTGGTAAAAATTGAAATACCGGTGTAA